One stretch of Brevibacillus laterosporus DNA includes these proteins:
- a CDS encoding LysR family transcriptional regulator, whose translation MDIKLLQTFEVAASCENFHQTAETLYIAQPTVTQHIRQLEKELDVALFERVGKRVRLTAAGKRFLSHAKLILSQWHAGAEEMVAWKQGYKETLHIAVSPIIARTSLPSLIHRYTKEHPEVDITIKIADSIDIGLLVQSGQAHLGLSRMVPYESQLATYLMQTDPIVFAVPHYGGDMDAPLPDWEQELLTKRLLTHNHPIYWDPLLTALRQRGFAIRTMGVTHVDVTKRFIEEGLGISFLPRSAILRELFENRFMELPTPGLELPKVASYVVFPNSNLIASGQRFVDILATLYAPLPKVT comes from the coding sequence ATGGATATAAAGCTTCTGCAAACATTTGAAGTAGCGGCATCCTGTGAGAACTTTCACCAGACGGCAGAGACGCTGTACATCGCTCAACCTACTGTGACGCAACATATACGTCAATTGGAGAAAGAATTAGATGTTGCTTTATTTGAACGAGTAGGCAAACGGGTGAGGTTAACAGCAGCCGGGAAGCGTTTTTTATCGCATGCAAAATTGATTTTGTCACAATGGCATGCCGGTGCTGAAGAGATGGTAGCATGGAAGCAAGGATACAAGGAAACTCTGCATATTGCGGTCTCTCCGATCATTGCTCGTACCTCACTCCCTTCGCTTATTCATCGTTATACGAAAGAGCACCCTGAGGTAGATATTACAATAAAAATTGCCGATTCTATCGATATTGGTCTTTTGGTGCAAAGTGGACAAGCTCACTTAGGATTATCTCGTATGGTTCCTTACGAAAGCCAACTGGCTACCTATCTGATGCAAACAGATCCAATTGTATTTGCTGTTCCTCATTATGGTGGCGATATGGATGCCCCGTTACCTGACTGGGAGCAGGAGTTACTTACAAAGAGATTGTTAACCCATAATCATCCGATATATTGGGACCCCCTCTTAACAGCACTGAGACAACGCGGATTTGCTATTCGCACGATGGGAGTCACCCATGTAGATGTGACCAAACGTTTTATTGAAGAAGGGCTTGGTATTTCGTTCCTGCCACGCTCTGCGATTTTACGTGAATTGTTTGAGAATCGCTTTATGGAATTACCTACACCGGGCTTGGAACTGCCCAAAGTGGCTTCCTATGTCGTTTTTCCAAACAGCAATTTGATAGCATCCGGACAACGATTTGTTGATATCTTAGCGACATTATATGCTCCCTTACCAAAAGTGACCTAA